Proteins encoded together in one Penicillium digitatum chromosome 1, complete sequence window:
- a CDS encoding Trimeric LpxA-like: MPHSVSVPPTGLQALILCGPGVSLNTFTSNPEEYPKCLIPVANRPMLWYALDWSKRMGITDVTLVTPPSSLAPLQAALRQNPHLTSLPSPSVIAPAELEMTTGTAELLRLPEVQTCIKSDFLLLPCDLVCEIPGESLLEAWMVSGGEKNRRNGLSMFYQTQGREESVKGEATDFVAVAPLEQNEAPTVSHAALRSSLSKLVLSMPMATLKEKLENDKGFLMRHSLVDTHAQVKLLTTYRDAHIYVLPYWVKDMARLNLQFQSVGEDLVGWWAKSEWQQGLSEKLKINEIFQQKSRRQSHGLTLGESESHDGESLDGESLEEEIDLESMSTTKATPAKFSTATSDPQFASRAKAPTQTVNSPKSNLPPMLAYVQKGAAPFVRRVDSSAVLLSTSLHLAKLESIEEVGRVASSAFAHASKVANTASIAQRCTVTRNDCLVDNNTTIEEKCVIKETIIGANCHIASGARLTRCLIMDGAVVGERCQLTGTIVGRRSKIGRETVLKDCEVQDGNVVPDDTDAKNEKFMIFEGIDDEDDMDGSEDDQDF, encoded by the exons ATGCCTCACTCTGTATCTGTACCACCAACAGGCCTGCAGGCCCTAATTCTT TGTGGCCCTGGTGTATCGCTCAACACATTCACTTCGAACCCCGAGGAATACCCAAAATGCCTCATCCCTGTGGCCAACCGTCCGATGCTCTGGTATGCTCTAGACTGGTCCAAAAGGATGGGCATCACTG ATGTCACTTTGGTCACTCCTCCTTCTTCACTCGCTCCTCTCCAGGCCGCTCTACGACAGAACCCACATCTTACCTCACTCCCTTCGCCATCAGTCATCGCACCGGCGGAACTCGAGATGACGACAGGCACAGCAGAGCTTCTCCGTCTGCCCGAGGTGCAGACATGTATCAAATCAGACTTCCTTCTCTTGCCCTGTGATCTAGTTTGCGAAATACCCGGAGAGTCTCTGCTGGAAGCATGGATGGTGTCTGGCGGCGAGAAAAATCGCCGGAATGGACTCAGCATGTTCTATCAGACACAGGGTCGGGAGGAGAGTGTGAAAGGTGAAGCTACAGATTTTGTGGCAGTTGCACCACTTGAGCAGAACGAGGCTCCCACCGTATCTCATGCCGCGCTTCGTTCCTCGCTCTCCAAGCTAGTCCTCTCTATGCCCATGGCCACATTGAAAGAGAAATTGGAAAATGACAAGGGTTTCCTTATGCGCCACTCCCTGGTGGATACGCATGCGCAGGTGAAGTTATTAACGACATACCGTGATGCGCATATTTACGTCCTACCTTACTGGGTCAAGGACATGGCTCGTTTAAACCTGCAATTCCAGTCGGTCGGTGAAGACTTGGTTGGATGGTGGGCCAAATCGGAATGGCAGCAAGGCCTCAGTGAGAAGTTGAAGATCAACGAAATCTTCCAGCAGAAAAGCCGTCGCCAGAGCCACGGGCTCACTCTAGGCGAGAGTGAAAGCCATGACGGTGAATCCTTGGATGGTGAATCGTTGGAGGAGGAGATTGATCTGGAAAGCATGAGCACTACCAAAGCCACCCCGGCCAAGTTCAGCACGGCCACATCAGACCCCCAATTTGCCTCTCGTGCCAAGGCTCCCACGCAAACTGTTAACAGTCCCAAGTCAAATCTACCACCGATGCTTGCTTACGTCCAAAAGGGTGCAGCGCCTTTTGTTCGACGGGTTGATTCATCTGCCGTCCTTCTCTCTACCTCTCTCCATCTTGCTAAGCTGGAATCCATTGAAGAGGTTGGCCGAGTTGCTTCGTCGGCATTCGCTCACGCCTCCAAGGTGGCGAACACAGCTAGCATCGCGCAACGTTGTACCGTCACAAGGAACGACTGTCTAGTGGATAACAACACGACGATTGAGGAGAAGTGTGTGATCAAGGAGACTATCATCGGTGCCAACTGCCATATCGCCAGCGGTGCTCGGCTGACTCGTTGTTTGATCATGGACGGTGCCGTTGTTGGCGAGCGCTGTCAGTTAACAGGTACAATTGTTGGACGCCGCAGTAAGATTGGCCGGGAAACCGTACTGAAGGATTGCGAGGTTCAGGACGGAAATGTCGTTCCTGACGACACTGATGCCAAAAACGAAAAGTTCATGATCTTTGAGGGtattgacgatgaagatgacaTGGATGGTTCGGAGGATGACCAAGATTTTTGA
- a CDS encoding Protein BNI4: protein MGQSPVQNRQSWTPHLRPEHRTFSAPTTPQVPVNPTYTGASPRPSHPAAGSVFNSSNPSSRSNVSKDDSALPSRQPRSDQPIRPLSTANVPSPPIMNISSPKPSPNRYRRTPQRAEAAPPSPVTPSSIPTVIVDDFGGPRPAHQNAHNRVASVDDSSHVDRAQPERYRRRSLGNMDATACPNVSLDFPTSSSAQSPSGSYDFITFDANQRPASAHSQRDSVGSVHSTLSSASSAREGTPSDSNSVTSKTGKADEKRTSKPSPLSHPVSTGPEAPKPNPPAETQKKPTPPTLDSPAAKRLNDLKHDTKRPGKSRLRRAFSFGSASELLKTSAQSNATKREAFAVEQARRDALREQLGPEQAAIAEQQELSGLGESIYSHQGHFFSGSTDNLSVSSTASSASMMLRKMGKGMKRSTRSLVGMFRPKSVASINSIEGTGHEVSPPQITVVNVEAERKNVAVNPDPADLPRGATVFPKVESNASEMRRSASIRERAAAENSQARKTLMGGERERAEILAAVRKGILKKTHLESGVSSPTQGLAGGDSPHSSAPPTPDESSRSPAQQNDPVKIAGEDYFLTNAGRFSSSETKSAPITPSAVGGRNIVFSPRIQFHETWPSGEYDRRGEVATCNRLTPLLAQQIREEINNFKMEMEVHENSKIYTHFI, encoded by the exons ATGGGCCAATCCCCCGTCCAAAATCGGCAGTCTTGGACACCACATCTCCGCCCAGAACATCGCACCTTTTCCGCACCTACCACACCTCAAGTGCCGGTAAATCCGACATACACCGGTGCCAGCCCCCGGCCCTCTCATCCTGCAGCTGGTTCTGTATTCAATTCCTCTAACCCTTCATCCCGTTCAAATGTTTCCAAGGACGACAGCGCACTTCCCTCACGACAACCCAGGAGTGACCAACCGATCCGTCCCCTGTCTACGGCCAACGTCCCCTCCCCACCCATCATGAATATTTCCTCCCCGAAACCCTCCCCGAATCGGTATCGTCGTACCCCACAACGAGCAGAAGCCGCACCACCATCCCCCGTGACTCCCTCTTCAATTCCGACCGTGATTGTCGATGATTTTGGGGGACCTCGACCAGCTCACCAGAACGCGCATAATCGGGTTGCAAGTGTGGATGATTCATCTCATGTCGATAGGGCCCAGCCTGAACGATATCGAAGACGAAGCTTGGGCAACATGGATGCTACAGCGTGCCCAAACGTATCGCTAGATTTCCCGACTTCATCTTCCGCTCAATCTCCATCGGGATCCTACGATTTCATCACATTTGATGCGAATCAGCGACCTGCTTCCGCTCACTCTCAGCGGGACAGCGTGGGTAGCGTTCACTCGACTCTTTCGTCGGCTTCCTCG GCACGAGAAGGGACGCCATCGGACTCCAACTCCGTCACTAGCAAGACCGGCAAGGCAGACGAAAAACGTACGAGCAAGCCATCGCCATTATCGCATCCAGTATCGACAGGACCAGAAGCCCCCAAGCCCAACCCTCCAGCGGAAACCCAGAAGAAACCAACACCGCCTACATTGGATTCCCCCGCTGCAAAGCGTCTGAACGATTTGAAACATGACACAAAGCGCCCCGGGAAATCTCGCCTTAGACGAGCTTTCTCATTCGGCAGTGCCTCCGAGCTCCTGAAGACGTCTGCACAAAGCAACGCCACCAAGCGGGAAGCATTTGCCGTGGAACAGGCGCGTCGGGATGCACTGAGGGAACAACTGGGCCCAGAACAGGCGGCCATTGCCGAACAGCAGGAACTAAGCGGACTAGGTGAAAGCATATACTCTCATCAAGGTCACTTCTTCTCCGGGTCCACCGATAACCTGTCAGTATCATCGACCGCTTCATCGGCGTCGATGATGCTTCGCAAGATGGGCAAAGGTATGAAACGCTCCACTCGTTCCTTGGTTGGAATGTTCCGTCCCAAATCGGTGGCCAGCATCAATTCTATAGAGGGAACGGGCCACGAAGTATCGCCCCCACAAATCACCGTGGTGAACGTGGAGGCGGAACGAAAGAATGTTGCTGTCAACCCCGACCCTGCAGATTTGCCACGTGGGGCTACCGTCTTTCCCAAAGTTGAGAGCAATGCATCGGAGATGAGACGATCCGCTTCCATTCGCGAGAGAGCTGCAGCGGAGAACTCTCAGGCGCGTAAGACCCTCATGGGAGGAGAACGAGAACGGGCGGAGATCCTCGCGGCCGTCCGGAAGGGTATCTTGAAGA AAACCCACTTGGAATCAGGCGTTTCCTCGCCTACACAGGGACTGGCCGGTGGTGACTCGCCACACTCCAGTGCTCCTCCGACACCCGACGAGTCGTCTCGTTCCCCAGCCCAACAAAACGATCCAGTGAAGATTGCTGGCGAGGATTACTTTCTCACAAACGCAGGGCGCTTCTCGTCTTCTGAAACGAAAAGTGCACCCATTACCCCTTCAGCTGTTGGTGGTAGAAACATCGTCTTCAGTCCTCGAATCCAATTCCATGAAACATGGCCTAGTGGCGAGTACGATCGACGTGGAGAGGTTGCGACTTGCAACCGTCTCACCCCGCTGCTTGCCCAGCAGATTCGGGAAGAGATAAACAACTTTAAGATG GAGATGGAAGTCCATGAAAATTCCAAGATCTACACACACTTCATTTAA